One window from the genome of Variovorax sp. PAMC26660 encodes:
- a CDS encoding GPO family capsid scaffolding protein, which produces MAQKSKKFRVATEGATTDGRRIERSWIEQMAKNFDPNKYGARVWLEHYRGTVPESSFRAYGDVLSVESRPVEDGTLLLNPGLADHGPILPAGLQVELAPPASAATRRTVQLWD; this is translated from the coding sequence ATGGCCCAGAAATCCAAGAAGTTCCGCGTCGCCACCGAAGGCGCCACTACCGACGGCCGCCGCATCGAACGCTCGTGGATCGAGCAGATGGCAAAGAACTTCGACCCGAACAAGTACGGCGCACGCGTGTGGCTCGAGCACTATCGCGGCACCGTTCCCGAAAGCTCGTTCCGGGCCTACGGCGATGTACTGTCGGTGGAATCGCGACCGGTCGAAGACGGCACCCTCCTCCTCAACCCCGGGCTCGCCGATCACGGGCCCATCCTGCCGGCAGGTCTGCAGGTCGAACTGGCCCCGCCGGCCAGCGCGGCCACGCGCCGCACCGTTCAGCTCTGGGACTGA
- a CDS encoding TagK domain-containing protein — protein MADALQLCGERQSEAQWRVANMCRIAWSDEAGGWQLTNNSQTLMCVCNGERVRVGAPVFIAIGDTLELGLLRFLVETDEVGEAHGQAVHSEVVRGDRQMGGTSRPHTPATPVEHFPPAFDLRDLAARDDKYGSLESPADALADPFGVLGIAGAQSRPTADVLAELLGEIPRSTASATSFAHTPRPPPERGRPTALLDELHDEFVRVVRDPDQLAGRTDWEGFLAFGAEPAPTLDELRKQAELYPLLRDILLPREGIDRIIEDFEPLARSGLLDTENPEDVLNLFAPELARDARTSLPSLTRREHHELSPDSHIHIGSARVDKDDGNGDSEASAR, from the coding sequence ATGGCCGATGCACTTCAGTTATGCGGCGAACGGCAGAGCGAAGCGCAATGGCGCGTTGCCAACATGTGTCGTATCGCATGGAGCGATGAGGCTGGGGGCTGGCAGCTGACGAACAACAGCCAGACGCTGATGTGCGTGTGCAACGGCGAGCGGGTCAGGGTGGGTGCTCCGGTGTTCATTGCTATTGGCGACACGCTCGAACTGGGGCTCCTGCGCTTCCTCGTAGAAACGGATGAGGTTGGCGAGGCGCATGGTCAGGCGGTGCACTCCGAAGTGGTGCGGGGCGATCGTCAGATGGGCGGCACCTCTCGACCCCATACGCCGGCAACCCCTGTCGAGCACTTTCCGCCTGCGTTCGACCTTCGGGACCTTGCCGCTCGCGACGACAAGTACGGCAGCCTGGAATCTCCAGCCGATGCCCTGGCCGATCCTTTCGGCGTGCTGGGCATCGCAGGTGCGCAGTCTCGCCCCACGGCGGATGTTCTGGCCGAGTTGCTCGGTGAGATTCCGAGGTCGACGGCGAGCGCGACGTCTTTTGCGCACACGCCAAGGCCCCCGCCGGAGCGCGGCCGCCCCACGGCCCTGCTCGACGAACTGCACGATGAATTCGTCCGCGTTGTCCGGGACCCGGATCAACTCGCGGGCCGCACCGACTGGGAAGGCTTTCTCGCCTTCGGTGCCGAGCCTGCACCCACTCTGGACGAGTTGCGCAAGCAGGCCGAGCTTTACCCCTTGCTGCGTGACATCTTGCTGCCCCGCGAGGGCATCGACCGGATCATCGAAGACTTCGAGCCCCTCGCGAGATCGGGGCTCCTCGATACGGAAAATCCCGAAGATGTCCTGAACCTGTTCGCGCCGGAACTGGCCCGGGACGCAAGAACCTCGCTGCCCAGCCTAACGCGACGGGAGCATCACGAGCTTTCACCGGACAGCCACATCCACATCGGCTCCGCCCGGGTCGACAAAGACGATGGCAATGGCGACAGCGAGGCCTCTGCCCGATGA
- the tssJ gene encoding type VI secretion system lipoprotein TssJ — protein sequence MLVRVYELKSEGPFESADYFSLYNNDKVLIGSDLLVRDEFILKPGDVKTIRRKSHPDLAAIGVIAGYRDLAQADWRMVQKIDPAPEVAWYRSVLPANKVKLQIDLQAKGIQLTPLK from the coding sequence ATCCTGGTCCGTGTCTATGAGCTCAAGTCGGAAGGCCCTTTTGAATCCGCCGACTACTTCTCGCTCTACAACAACGACAAAGTCCTGATCGGCAGCGATCTGCTGGTTCGCGACGAGTTCATCCTCAAGCCGGGCGATGTCAAGACCATCCGTCGCAAGTCGCATCCTGACCTCGCTGCGATCGGCGTGATTGCGGGCTACCGCGATCTGGCGCAAGCCGACTGGCGCATGGTGCAAAAAATCGATCCGGCCCCCGAGGTCGCCTGGTACCGATCGGTACTGCCTGCCAACAAGGTCAAGTTGCAAATCGACCTTCAGGCCAAGGGCATTCAACTCACCCCTCTCAAATAA